One segment of Dolichospermum sp. DET69 DNA contains the following:
- a CDS encoding XRE family transcriptional regulator, translating into MTQEPIFEESSGNVFADLGLEDAEELFTRGKIGIQVLRLLKKRNLKQREIGQILGIPQPEVCHLMKGEFQRFSEGKLLIFLKRLDIELILHLRHKHGENQSHETVISL; encoded by the coding sequence ATGACACAAGAACCCATTTTTGAAGAAAGCAGTGGTAACGTATTTGCTGATCTTGGTTTAGAAGATGCAGAAGAACTATTTACACGGGGTAAAATCGGGATTCAGGTACTCCGACTTCTGAAAAAACGTAACCTGAAACAACGTGAAATTGGTCAAATTCTTGGCATTCCCCAACCAGAAGTATGCCATCTTATGAAAGGAGAGTTTCAACGGTTCAGCGAGGGAAAACTCCTCATTTTTCTCAAGCGACTTGATATAGAACTCATCCTACATCTTCGTCATAAACATGGAGAAAATCAATCTCATGAGACAGTAATATCGCTATAG
- a CDS encoding type II toxin-antitoxin system VapC family toxin, with protein sequence MIVFIDSGVLGLLTNPYKINAAKDCEEWLYALLARGVYICSSQLCDYEIRRSLILISQNKPKSCSIQNLDELQEIISFLPITSELLKEASTLWASARSQGIPTADNKSLDIDIIICSHWQKLKEEFPGRYIVIATTNVKHLSRFAEAKNWMDIQF encoded by the coding sequence ATGATAGTATTTATTGATTCAGGTGTGCTAGGACTGCTCACAAATCCCTATAAAATTAATGCAGCTAAAGATTGTGAAGAATGGCTTTATGCTTTACTTGCTCGTGGAGTGTATATTTGTTCTTCTCAATTATGTGATTACGAAATTAGAAGAAGTTTAATCTTAATCTCTCAAAATAAACCTAAATCATGTAGTATTCAGAATTTAGATGAACTTCAAGAAATTATTTCTTTTCTACCAATAACTTCGGAATTATTAAAAGAAGCATCTACACTTTGGGCTTCTGCTCGTAGTCAAGGAATACCAACAGCAGATAATAAAAGTTTGGATATTGATATTATTATCTGTAGTCATTGGCAAAAACTTAAAGAAGAGTTTCCTGGTCGCTATATTGTGATAGCAACTACAAATGTCAAACATTTAAGTCGCTTTGCTGAGGCAAAAAACTGGATGGATATTCAATTTTAA
- the apcB gene encoding allophycocyanin subunit beta, producing MRDAVTTLIKNYDVTGRYFDRNAIDSLKSYFDSGTARVQAAAAINSNAAAIVRQAGAKLFEELPELIRPGGNAYTTRRFAACLRDMDYYLRYATYALVAGNMNVLDERVLQGLRETYNSLGVPIGSTVQGIQIMKGIVKEQVAAAGVANTAFVDEPFDYITRELSEQDV from the coding sequence ATGCGTGATGCTGTTACAACTTTAATTAAGAATTATGACGTAACCGGACGTTATTTTGATCGGAATGCCATTGATAGTCTCAAATCATACTTTGATAGTGGAACAGCTAGAGTCCAAGCCGCAGCCGCAATTAATTCCAATGCAGCCGCAATTGTGAGACAAGCTGGGGCAAAGTTATTTGAAGAACTACCAGAATTGATTCGTCCGGGTGGTAATGCTTATACAACCCGTCGGTTTGCCGCTTGTTTGCGCGATATGGATTATTATCTTCGCTATGCTACCTACGCGCTAGTGGCTGGTAATATGAATGTTCTTGATGAGCGTGTATTACAAGGACTACGGGAAACTTACAATTCTTTGGGTGTACCCATTGGTTCGACTGTGCAAGGTATCCAAATTATGAAGGGTATTGTTAAGGAACAGGTAGCGGCCGCTGGTGTGGCTAATACTGCTTTTGTGGATGAGCCTTTTGACTATATCACTCGTGAATTGAGTGAGCAGGATGTTTAG
- the glnA gene encoding type I glutamate--ammonia ligase: MTTPKEILKKIQDEKIQMIDLKFIDTLGTWQHLTMYQDQIDETSFSDGVPFDGSSIRGWKGIEESDMTMVLDPNTAWIDPFMKEPTLSIICSIKEPRTGQWYNRCPRVIAQKAVDYLASTGLGDTAFFGPEAEFFIFDDVRYDQTANSGYYYVDSVEGRWNTGREEKPNLGYKTRVKEGYFPVPPTDSFQDMRTEMLLTMKDCGVPIEKQHHEVATGGQCELGFKFGKLIEAADWLMTYKYVIKNVARKYGKTVTFMPKPIFGDNGSGMHCHQSIWKNGQPLFAGDKYAGMSEMGLYYIGGILKHAPALLAITNPTTNSYKRLVPGYEAPVNLAYSQGNRSASVRIPLSGDNPKAKRLEFRCPDATSNPYLAFAAMLCAGIDGIKNKIHPGEPLDKNIYELSPEELSKIPSTPGSLELALEALDNDHAFLTESGVFSEDFIQNWIDYKVANEVKQMQLRPHPYEFFLYYDC; this comes from the coding sequence ATGACAACCCCAAAAGAAATCTTGAAGAAGATTCAAGACGAAAAAATTCAGATGATTGATCTGAAATTCATTGATACACTGGGAACTTGGCAACATTTGACCATGTACCAAGACCAGATTGATGAAACTTCATTCTCTGACGGTGTACCTTTCGACGGTTCTAGTATTCGGGGTTGGAAAGGTATCGAAGAATCTGACATGACAATGGTACTTGATCCTAACACCGCTTGGATCGACCCATTCATGAAAGAGCCAACTCTAAGTATCATTTGTAGTATTAAAGAACCTCGCACAGGCCAATGGTACAACCGTTGCCCCCGCGTTATTGCCCAAAAAGCAGTAGATTATCTAGCTTCCACCGGACTTGGTGACACAGCTTTCTTTGGTCCTGAAGCTGAATTCTTCATCTTTGATGATGTCCGCTACGACCAAACTGCCAACTCAGGTTACTACTACGTAGATTCCGTAGAAGGTCGTTGGAATACTGGTAGAGAAGAAAAACCTAACTTGGGTTACAAAACCCGCGTTAAAGAAGGTTACTTCCCAGTTCCCCCAACAGACAGCTTTCAAGATATGCGGACAGAAATGCTGCTAACCATGAAAGATTGTGGTGTACCTATCGAAAAACAACACCATGAAGTTGCCACAGGTGGTCAGTGCGAACTTGGTTTCAAATTTGGTAAGTTAATTGAAGCTGCTGACTGGTTGATGACTTACAAATATGTGATCAAAAACGTTGCTAGAAAATACGGCAAAACCGTCACCTTCATGCCAAAACCAATTTTTGGTGATAACGGTTCTGGTATGCACTGTCACCAATCTATTTGGAAAAATGGTCAGCCTTTGTTTGCAGGTGACAAGTACGCTGGCATGAGTGAAATGGGTCTTTACTACATTGGTGGTATTCTCAAACACGCTCCAGCATTGTTGGCAATTACCAACCCCACTACAAACTCTTACAAACGCCTCGTACCTGGTTATGAAGCACCTGTAAACTTGGCTTATTCCCAAGGTAATCGTTCTGCTTCTGTGCGGATTCCTCTTTCTGGAGATAACCCCAAAGCCAAGCGTTTAGAATTCCGTTGTCCAGATGCTACTTCTAATCCTTACTTAGCCTTTGCAGCAATGCTTTGTGCTGGTATTGATGGTATCAAAAACAAAATCCATCCAGGTGAACCCTTGGATAAGAATATCTATGAACTTTCCCCAGAGGAATTGTCAAAGATTCCTTCTACTCCAGGTTCTTTAGAACTAGCTTTGGAAGCTTTGGACAATGATCACGCTTTCTTGACTGAAAGTGGCGTTTTCTCTGAAGACTTTATCCAAAACTGGATTGATTACAAGGTTGCTAACGAAGTTAAGCAAATGCAATTGCGTCCACATCCTTATGAATTCTTCTTATATTACGATTGCTAA
- a CDS encoding zinc-dependent dehydrogenase translates to MKAQVFRGVNQLSYEEIPIPTLEADEVLVQVRVVGLCQSDIKKIRYPLYEPPRIFGHETAGTIAAVGSQVQGWTVGQRVAVMHHIPCMRCAYCLNDNFSMCDVYKNISTTAGFNASGGGFAEYVKVPGHIVENGGLIPIPDDISFEEASFVEPTNCCLKAVKKAQIAPGQTALVTGAGPIGLMFMMLVKYFGAKAIATDLLPSRIEKALEVGAEAAFDARDPDLVAKIQALTGGMGVDVTLLAVPSDKAFFQALDCTRKGGKILFFAEFPDELTIPINPNTLYRREIDLMGSYSSSYRLQSLSADIVFNRRIDVKALISDRYPLENLPQAVDQAIAPTAQTYKILIYP, encoded by the coding sequence GTGAAAGCACAAGTATTTAGAGGCGTAAATCAATTATCCTACGAGGAAATCCCAATTCCCACCCTAGAGGCAGATGAAGTGCTGGTACAGGTGCGGGTTGTGGGGTTATGTCAGTCAGATATTAAAAAGATTCGTTATCCTTTGTATGAACCGCCACGCATATTTGGACATGAAACCGCTGGAACTATTGCCGCTGTTGGTTCACAGGTGCAAGGCTGGACAGTAGGACAACGGGTAGCGGTGATGCACCATATACCATGTATGCGTTGCGCTTACTGCTTGAATGATAATTTTTCCATGTGCGATGTTTATAAAAATATCTCCACTACCGCAGGTTTTAACGCCAGTGGTGGCGGTTTTGCGGAATATGTGAAAGTTCCAGGCCACATTGTAGAGAATGGTGGCTTAATTCCCATCCCTGATGATATCAGTTTTGAAGAAGCGAGTTTTGTTGAACCTACTAATTGCTGTTTAAAAGCAGTGAAAAAAGCTCAAATCGCACCAGGACAAACTGCATTAGTTACAGGTGCAGGTCCCATTGGGTTAATGTTTATGATGTTGGTGAAGTATTTCGGTGCAAAAGCGATCGCTACTGACCTTTTACCATCTAGAATTGAAAAAGCCCTGGAAGTAGGAGCAGAAGCAGCTTTTGACGCTCGTGATCCTGATTTAGTTGCCAAAATTCAAGCTTTAACTGGGGGAATGGGTGTAGATGTGACTTTGTTAGCTGTTCCCAGTGATAAGGCATTTTTTCAAGCTTTAGACTGCACTCGCAAAGGTGGAAAAATTCTCTTCTTTGCAGAGTTCCCAGACGAGTTGACTATTCCCATTAACCCCAATACTCTCTACCGTCGGGAAATAGACTTAATGGGTAGTTATAGCTCATCCTACCGTCTGCAAAGTCTATCTGCGGACATAGTATTTAATCGCCGCATTGATGTTAAAGCCTTGATTAGCGATCGCTATCCTCTAGAAAATTTACCACAAGCCGTAGACCAAGCGATCGCCCCCACAGCCCAAACCTACAAAATTTTAATTTATCCATAA
- a CDS encoding helix-turn-helix domain-containing protein — protein MKTIIEQNPPLESVMAQEPEKSSIKHLESILQLEGSQPKLVGVDGQEIPIPESVYQVLYQTVHALALGKVISVVIQDKELTTQKAADILKVSRPYLIKLLDQGEIPCIKVGTHRRVRFDDLMKYKEQRDINRKKCLQELIEVTEEAGLYDYEE, from the coding sequence ATGAAGACTATCATTGAGCAAAACCCTCCTTTAGAGTCAGTTATGGCTCAAGAACCGGAAAAATCATCTATCAAGCATCTTGAAAGCATACTCCAGCTTGAAGGCTCTCAACCAAAATTAGTAGGAGTAGACGGTCAAGAAATTCCCATTCCCGAATCGGTTTATCAGGTATTATATCAGACTGTTCATGCACTAGCATTAGGTAAGGTAATATCTGTAGTTATTCAGGATAAAGAACTAACAACACAAAAAGCCGCAGACATTCTCAAAGTTTCACGTCCTTACCTGATTAAGTTATTAGATCAAGGTGAAATTCCTTGTATTAAAGTGGGAACACATCGGCGTGTGCGCTTTGATGATTTGATGAAATATAAAGAACAACGTGATATAAACCGGAAAAAATGCCTACAGGAACTTATTGAAGTAACTGAAGAAGCGGGACTGTATGATTATGAGGAATGA
- a CDS encoding serine/threonine protein kinase yields the protein MICCLNPDCSNPQNPNNHKVCQTCQTPLVTLLRNRFRVIRVLSDEGGFGRTYISEDIDKLNELCVIKQLAPKFQGTWSQKKAIQLFSEEAKRLQELGEHPQIPTLIAYFQQENCLYLVQQFIDGQNLFNELQSRKIYKDWDIQAILLDLLPIIKFVHQHGVIHRDIKPENIIRRKSDGRLIIIDFGSSKQLTAQVQRKNGTSIGSHGYSPIEQIRDGKAYPSSDLFSLGATCFHLLTGISPFQLWMEYGYSWIENWQHYLRFPLSLELTEIIDKLLQKELQKRYQSADEVIRDLMKKHTHILPAAGHKIIKSPVNNSQIHSSKYIWVRNLTFLLGIIVFVALAESGYREFRKLKPDFSFSWSQPRNSTPISAISEKNLSLVNTFSGHKSKILSVVMSPNSKLIISGGDCPESKNIQCHNIKLWDVITGKEITSLQGHSQNVNTVAITADGKILVSGSDDKTIKVWNLQTNQLIHTLNSHTDAVHSLAISADGKTLVSGSDDQTIKVWNLITGKLIRTLIGHKYWVRSVDISSDGVTLASGSFDKTIKLWNINQAEPIQNLATSSQTVIAVAFSPDGKILASSSRDRTIKLWNLQTRREIRTLMVEDNSVNTIAFSTDGKILASAGRNISGEQNYHTIKLWNVATGEEMLTLTGHTNAVTSLAFSADGKFLVSGGEDNLIKIWQVSVKNDKNSPRRGLVLDKTKFR from the coding sequence ATGATCTGCTGTCTAAATCCCGATTGTTCAAATCCACAAAATCCCAATAATCATAAAGTTTGTCAAACTTGTCAAACTCCTTTAGTGACACTTTTAAGAAATCGGTTTCGTGTGATCCGTGTTCTTTCTGATGAAGGAGGATTTGGCAGAACTTATATATCAGAAGATATTGATAAATTAAATGAATTATGTGTAATTAAACAACTAGCACCAAAATTCCAAGGTACTTGGTCACAAAAAAAAGCAATTCAGCTATTCTCAGAAGAAGCAAAGCGACTCCAGGAATTAGGAGAACATCCTCAAATTCCCACATTAATAGCTTATTTTCAACAAGAAAATTGTTTATATTTAGTACAACAATTTATTGATGGTCAAAATTTATTCAATGAATTACAGTCTCGGAAAATTTATAAAGATTGGGATATTCAAGCTATTTTATTAGATTTATTACCAATTATAAAATTTGTGCATCAACATGGGGTAATTCATCGTGATATTAAGCCAGAAAATATTATTCGTCGTAAATCTGATGGGAGATTAATAATTATTGATTTTGGTTCTTCCAAACAGTTGACTGCACAAGTACAGCGAAAAAATGGTACTTCTATCGGTTCACATGGTTATTCTCCCATTGAACAAATTAGAGATGGAAAAGCATATCCCTCCAGTGATTTATTTAGTTTAGGTGCTACTTGTTTTCATTTATTAACAGGAATTTCTCCTTTTCAATTATGGATGGAATATGGCTATAGTTGGATAGAAAATTGGCAGCATTATTTACGCTTTCCGCTGAGTTTAGAATTAACAGAAATCATAGATAAGCTACTACAAAAAGAACTACAGAAACGCTATCAATCTGCTGATGAAGTAATTAGAGATTTGATGAAAAAACATACTCATATTCTGCCAGCAGCAGGTCATAAAATTATAAAATCACCTGTCAATAATTCTCAAATACATTCATCAAAATATATTTGGGTAAGAAATTTAACTTTTCTATTGGGAATAATTGTCTTTGTCGCATTAGCGGAATCTGGTTATCGAGAATTTCGCAAGTTAAAACCTGATTTCTCTTTTAGTTGGAGTCAACCTCGCAATAGTACACCAATATCTGCAATATCAGAAAAAAATTTGTCTTTAGTCAATACTTTTTCTGGACATAAAAGTAAAATTTTATCTGTGGTCATGAGTCCAAATAGTAAATTAATTATCAGTGGTGGTGATTGTCCAGAAAGTAAGAATATTCAATGTCATAATATTAAATTATGGGATGTAATTACAGGTAAAGAAATTACCAGTCTTCAGGGACATTCCCAAAATGTAAATACAGTAGCTATCACTGCTGATGGGAAAATTTTAGTTAGTGGTAGTGATGATAAAACTATTAAAGTTTGGAATTTACAAACAAATCAATTAATTCACACTTTAAATAGTCATACTGATGCGGTTCATAGTTTAGCTATTAGTGCTGATGGTAAAACCTTAGTTAGTGGTAGTGATGATCAAACTATCAAAGTTTGGAATTTAATCACAGGTAAGCTAATTCGCACTTTAATAGGTCATAAATATTGGGTGCGTTCTGTAGATATTAGTTCTGATGGTGTTACTTTAGCAAGTGGTAGTTTTGATAAAACGATTAAATTATGGAATATTAATCAAGCAGAACCAATTCAAAATTTAGCTACCAGTTCACAAACAGTTATAGCTGTGGCTTTTAGTCCTGATGGTAAAATTTTAGCAAGTTCCAGCCGCGACCGCACTATTAAATTATGGAATCTACAAACTCGAAGAGAAATTCGGACTCTCATGGTAGAAGATAATAGCGTTAATACCATTGCGTTTAGTACAGATGGTAAAATTTTAGCTAGTGCTGGACGAAATATTTCTGGAGAACAAAACTATCACACCATTAAACTCTGGAATGTGGCTACAGGAGAGGAAATGCTGACATTGACGGGACATACTAATGCTGTTACCTCCCTTGCTTTTAGTGCTGACGGGAAGTTTCTAGTTAGTGGTGGTGAAGATAATTTAATTAAAATTTGGCAGGTTTCAGTCAAGAATGATAAAAATTCTCCCCGTCGAGGTTTGGTACTTGATAAAACTAAATTTCGGTAG
- a CDS encoding antibiotic biosynthesis monooxygenase: MKYVLIIHEVEDYEAWKKVFDNATDIRKQAGEIAYQVLKYENNPNQIVHFSSWTSIEDAKRFFESPKLVRIRQEAGVKSPDFIYLDQLESGTL; encoded by the coding sequence ATGAAATATGTATTGATTATCCATGAAGTTGAAGATTATGAAGCATGGAAGAAGGTTTTTGATAATGCTACCGATATCCGCAAGCAAGCTGGAGAAATAGCATATCAGGTTTTAAAATACGAAAATAATCCCAATCAAATAGTGCATTTTTCATCCTGGACATCCATAGAAGATGCAAAACGTTTTTTTGAATCTCCCAAACTTGTGAGAATTAGACAAGAAGCTGGCGTAAAGTCTCCTGATTTCATATATTTAGATCAACTAGAATCGGGGACATTATAA
- a CDS encoding DUF1828 domain-containing protein → MTLNICEKINQTIGGLFACSPVNEFVQISTPFILPDGSVIDLFLKEKEESYVLTDLGETFGWLYLQTAAYSLSKNQEIIIKDIVITHGIEQFNGMLITRLKKDDNLADAVFRLSQAIIRVADTNTKLKVPTFEPITEEVIEFLNKKKLNVERNKKFTGMSGTARTVDFCVYRPSGNILINTLSTPLRRTARMRVDKVFTTWSEISDLKESNYNFISLIDDSTDLWNENNITLLNRVSNVLKWSNRDDLQKFLE, encoded by the coding sequence ATGACACTCAATATTTGTGAAAAAATTAATCAAACTATTGGAGGGCTATTTGCTTGCTCACCTGTAAATGAATTTGTGCAAATATCTACTCCTTTTATTCTTCCTGATGGTAGTGTAATAGATTTATTTTTAAAAGAGAAAGAAGAATCCTATGTATTAACTGACTTAGGTGAAACCTTTGGTTGGCTTTATTTACAAACTGCTGCTTATAGCTTATCAAAAAACCAAGAAATAATTATTAAAGATATAGTTATTACTCATGGAATTGAACAATTTAATGGGATGCTAATTACTCGTTTAAAAAAAGATGATAATTTAGCTGATGCAGTTTTTCGTTTATCTCAAGCAATAATTAGAGTTGCTGATACTAATACGAAACTCAAAGTACCAACTTTTGAGCCTATCACTGAAGAAGTAATAGAGTTTTTAAATAAGAAGAAATTAAATGTTGAAAGAAACAAAAAATTTACAGGAATGTCTGGAACTGCTAGGACTGTAGATTTTTGTGTCTATCGTCCTAGTGGAAATATTTTAATTAATACACTTAGTACACCTCTTCGTCGAACGGCGAGAATGAGAGTAGATAAAGTTTTTACCACTTGGTCTGAGATTAGTGATTTAAAGGAAAGTAACTATAACTTTATTTCATTAATTGATGATAGTACAGATTTGTGGAATGAAAATAATATCACTTTGTTAAATCGTGTATCTAATGTACTGAAGTGGTCTAATAGAGATGATCTTCAAAAGTTTCTTGAATAA
- a CDS encoding type II toxin-antitoxin system PrlF family antitoxin, with the protein MKKIFPLTMEKHSFVKAFLDFLARDIKKNPSTTEPITEYMYRRVSVLTEGMEVDLDEELSEDFIFE; encoded by the coding sequence ATGAAAAAAATATTTCCCCTAACTATGGAAAAGCATTCTTTTGTAAAGGCGTTCTTAGATTTTCTTGCTAGAGATATCAAGAAAAATCCTAGCACTACTGAACCAATTACAGAATATATGTATCGTCGTGTTTCTGTGCTTACTGAAGGAATGGAAGTTGATCTTGATGAAGAGTTATCAGAGGATTTCATATTTGAATAA
- a CDS encoding HNH endonuclease: MNPFYHLVADRAFHRCEYCHAPELVFNFPFEVEHIIPTSRGGANVESNLALACRSCNLRKGSRISEIDLESNTEVRLFNPREDQWEKHFQVNSEPGLIIGITPIGRVTVKCLELNSQSQVIARQLWIRLGLFP; this comes from the coding sequence ATGAATCCATTTTATCATCTGGTAGCAGATCGCGCTTTTCATCGCTGTGAATATTGTCATGCACCGGAATTAGTATTTAATTTTCCCTTTGAAGTTGAACATATTATTCCTACTTCTCGTGGAGGTGCTAATGTTGAAAGTAATTTAGCCCTTGCTTGTCGTTCTTGTAATCTGCGAAAAGGATCTCGTATTAGTGAAATAGATCTCGAATCTAATACAGAAGTTCGTCTTTTTAATCCTAGAGAAGACCAATGGGAAAAGCATTTTCAAGTTAATTCTGAACCTGGTTTAATTATAGGTATAACGCCTATTGGAAGAGTAACTGTAAAGTGTTTAGAGCTAAATAGTCAATCTCAAGTGATAGCGAGACAATTATGGATTCGTTTGGGATTATTTCCATAA
- the dhaK gene encoding dihydroxyacetone kinase subunit DhaK, whose translation MKKLINRPENFVRESLEGMMLAHRDLIRINYEPSFVYRADVPPQGKVAMISGGGSGHEPMHSGFVGQGMLDAACPGGIFTSPTPDQMLAAAKQVNRGAGILYLVKNYSGDVMNFEIAIELAHSQGIRAVNILIDDDIAIKDRLYTQGRRGVGTTVLAEKISGAAAEQGYNLHQLADLCRKVNLSGRSMGVALSSCTVPERGIPTFTLGDDEIELGIGIHGEQGKEKVPMKSGDEITDILANSIINDPNYCRIVREWDDKMGKWVDLELFNKPFEKGDRLLAYVNSMGGTSIAELYLVYRKLAEICELEGLEIVRNLIGPYMTSLDMQGCSITLLKLDDEMIRLWDAPVKTPSLRWGI comes from the coding sequence ATGAAAAAGCTGATTAATCGTCCAGAAAACTTTGTCCGTGAAAGTCTCGAAGGCATGATGTTAGCTCATAGGGATTTAATTAGAATTAACTATGAGCCTAGTTTTGTCTATAGAGCCGATGTACCCCCACAGGGAAAGGTAGCCATGATCTCCGGTGGTGGTAGTGGTCATGAACCCATGCACAGCGGCTTTGTCGGTCAAGGAATGCTAGATGCTGCTTGTCCTGGAGGAATTTTCACCTCACCCACTCCTGACCAAATGTTAGCAGCCGCAAAACAGGTAAATCGTGGTGCTGGTATTCTTTATCTGGTGAAAAATTACAGCGGCGATGTGATGAACTTTGAAATAGCTATAGAATTAGCTCATAGTCAAGGTATCCGCGCTGTCAATATTTTAATTGATGATGATATCGCTATCAAAGATCGTCTTTATACCCAAGGACGACGGGGTGTAGGTACAACAGTGTTAGCAGAAAAAATCTCTGGCGCAGCCGCAGAACAAGGATATAATTTACACCAATTAGCAGATTTGTGTAGAAAGGTGAATCTCAGTGGTAGAAGTATGGGTGTAGCTTTGAGTTCTTGTACAGTCCCGGAAAGAGGAATACCTACTTTTACATTGGGTGACGATGAAATAGAATTAGGAATTGGTATTCATGGAGAGCAGGGAAAAGAAAAAGTACCCATGAAATCGGGTGATGAAATTACAGATATTTTAGCAAATTCTATTATTAATGATCCAAATTATTGTCGGATAGTCAGGGAGTGGGATGACAAGATGGGCAAATGGGTAGATTTAGAACTGTTCAATAAACCATTTGAAAAAGGCGATCGCCTTTTAGCTTATGTTAACAGTATGGGTGGGACTTCCATTGCGGAACTCTATCTCGTCTATCGCAAACTCGCAGAAATTTGTGAATTGGAAGGACTGGAAATCGTGCGGAATCTAATTGGACCCTACATGACATCATTAGATATGCAAGGTTGCTCTATCACACTGCTGAAATTAGATGATGAGATGATCCGTCTTTGGGATGCACCAGTCAAAACGCCAAGTTTACGCTGGGGAATTTAA
- the dhaL gene encoding dihydroxyacetone kinase subunit L, translating into MVNQVQIIEWLQVFADVIERDKDTLTELDAAIGDADHGINMDRGFKKITNILPSFADQDISSIFKTVSITLISSIGGASGALYGTWFLRASVATDGKEELTEEDMLKLLKSGLEGVTERGKAQLGDKTMVDVLSPAVIAFEQAIRNSSSTASALRIAIIAAEQGLKETIPMLAKKGRASYLGDRSIGHQDPGGTCAYWMLRSLLQVVEGSGG; encoded by the coding sequence ATGGTTAATCAGGTGCAAATTATTGAATGGTTACAAGTGTTTGCTGATGTGATTGAGCGTGATAAAGATACCTTGACAGAGTTAGATGCAGCCATAGGTGATGCTGATCACGGTATTAATATGGATCGTGGCTTTAAAAAAATTACCAATATTTTACCGAGTTTTGCGGATCAAGATATTAGCAGCATTTTCAAGACTGTGAGCATCACTTTGATTTCCAGTATTGGTGGTGCAAGTGGTGCTTTGTATGGAACTTGGTTTTTAAGAGCTAGTGTTGCAACCGATGGTAAAGAAGAATTAACAGAAGAGGATATGTTGAAATTACTAAAATCTGGTTTAGAAGGTGTAACTGAGCGTGGTAAAGCACAGTTAGGAGACAAAACAATGGTAGATGTACTATCTCCTGCCGTTATCGCTTTTGAACAAGCAATCAGGAATAGCTCAAGCACTGCATCGGCTTTGCGAATAGCTATCATAGCGGCAGAACAGGGATTAAAAGAGACTATACCCATGTTAGCAAAAAAGGGGAGAGCGAGTTATTTAGGCGATCGCAGTATTGGACATCAAGATCCGGGAGGTACTTGTGCTTACTGGATGTTGCGGAGTTTATTACAGGTGGTAGAAGGTTCTGGAGGTTAA